The nucleotide window GAATACACCATCTTTTCTGTAATTTGAGTATTGTGAGTATAGTATCTTTCCCATAGCTCTACCCAAGAAATTATAAGTATATGTTTTGGGAATGCCCTGTTAGTTCAAATATTTTCAATACAAAATTACTGTTCTCTAGGCCCAATGTATATAACTGGGAGGAAGCCAGAAGagcttaagaaatattttcaactgcATCAGCTTTAATTTAATACCTCTGGGGACCAAGAACCTTCTAGCCCAGTGTCTAATTCAGACTGCTGCTGAACAATCATACCCTAGCATCACTTCCCACAGTTTTAATTATAACAGAGACATACTTAAAAACAATATGGTTTCCTTTCAGAATCTTGATGTCTGGAATTGTGCACTAAGAAAAGAACAGTCTTTGTACTTACGTAGTGTATTCATCATATGACCACTGCTCTCTTGGGATCTGTTCTGACTGGCATCTTTGTCAGGGACAGCCTGTTGTGGTATGGCAGACACAGTAGGCTGTGGCTGCAAATATGGCATTGACATAGGAAGAGAGGGCTTCATTTCCTCATCTTCAGAATCACTAGAACTATTTTCACTACTAGATGAAGAGGATGAAGAACTTTTAGAGTCAGATGAACTGTCAGAGCTACTCAGCTGGTCCATGATACTGGCTTCTGCTTTTAGCTCTGAAAacaataggatttttttctcagttaacATTCATCATAATTGACATAtaagaaggagaggaaaaaataataaaacagaaaaatcaacaaTAGAAGTCAGGTCCATGCATtataacaactgaaaaaaaaaacccaaaacccccaaaactccccaGAACAAGGAAAAGGGCACAAGCAAGCATCCAACCTATCACATGGTTTTCTTCTCTTGTAAATTGGGCACTTTCTCCCTTTCAAGCCAAGTGTTAGAACAAGGGTGACTGTAAACCCAGATGATAACCCCACATTCCACAGGGTAGTGCATCCCACATAGCCTTTAATTTCTGCAACTCACAGATAAGTTAGCCGTAAGATGTCTGCAGTTGCACCCAAAATGCCTTCCAGCAGTTCAGCATTACAATCAATACACTTGGTTGGACTATGTGACATTTTGTTCAAAACCAAGTTAAGCATAAAGAATATCTAAATGAGCTGTCCACAGTTAACTATTAGGAAGTTTTCACCACATCCTAGTTCTCTTCatagtttgggttgggtttttttttgtttgcttatgggttggtttgttggtttttttttttggggggggggggggggggagctagAACAACTTGAGGCAgacaagaaatactgaaaatcaaCTGATCAAATTAACAGACTCAAACTAACCAACTTGCATTCTTCATAAATTAACTCACCTTACTACAGTAATATTTAGGAGAGTATGACTGGATAGATCATGCTGCACAGCATATGCATTTTTGATATATACTAGCTGAAGTCCAACATACAGAGGAAGTTAAGTTTTGCAAAAAAGAGTACATATAATAATTGTGCAAAACAGGGGTGCTGCTGAAGTGAAAAGTCTTAAACAGGCCACTGAATCATGGTGGCTAGAGATTTTATACAGTGACTTAAGGAGTTACACAGAGTACTGAAGTTCATCATTATAAAAGACTGTAACTATCCAGACATTTGTTAAGATGGTCTTACAAGGACTTGGAATACTTCAGGAACAGCTTTGATATAACAGTCATAAAAAGCAAGTAGGAGAGTGGCTCATCTCACTTCCAATTTACCCAATACAGGAAAACAGGTTGAAGATGAAAGTCGCCAAGATGCAAGATGGCTCAGAGCTTAATCAAGAGAAAGGAGAACAAAAGAACAAGCTTCTACACAAATTTCCATTAAGCCTTCCAATTCTGAGTTATCAAAGGCCATTCTAAAGGAAAGGTACTTAGGTGAGTCTGCCTTATCAAAGCCCAGTCTAAAGCAAAATGGTGTTCAGGAAAAAAGGCACCTGAAAAAATTCAGCTACAAGGACAAATTAACCCAGTGCCAAGGAAGAACAGAAAGTACAATAAAAGACCATACTGGCTGACTCAAAcataaggaaagaaaggaaagatgaggggaacgggaaaaaaaaagaaaggaagcatcCTCCTGTTACTAAGGACATGTATAAGAGAAGAGCTTAAGAACAGATGACagaaaagccaaggcaaacattAGGATGTAGCTAGCAGAATGATCAAGAAGtcatttcaaaattaattctaGAGAAGATAGAGAAGAAGGGCCAAAGAAACAACTGATCTACCACACATCTGGAGTTGTAAACTGAAAGATACCACTCAAGTCCTATGCATTTAATTCCACTTCCTCCTTGCTCTCACCAACGTGTAATAAGAAAAATTCTAAATGAAAGGCTAACAGTTCATACCAAAATCAGGAATAAGATCTCAGCCTTGAATTTTGACGTAATTTAATCTGACAGAatttaaattaagtattttcaaacAGTGAGGGAAGGGCTGTACATATACTAGAGAACAAAGGTAGAGTGCTTTTTCCCCCACCCAAGAAAACAAAGTTAGTAACAAATTCAAGGTAGCATACTTCAGCAGGAATAGTCAATTACACAACCGTGGGATGAAGAACAACTAAATAGGCAATGCTTCTGAAGAGCCTGTGAGTTACAGTGGATCACTACACACAGTTCTACCACAGTGTGCCGTTGCAGAAATGACAAGAGTTACAGTGGGACATGATACTAGTCTTTGTGTATAAAGATGAATAGTGCCTGTAAGACAGTCTTATTGCACAACTCAGCACTGATAAAGCCTTAGCTGAAACAGTAAATGTATTTAGGCACTACATTTCAGGAAGCTTTTGGCCTTATTGTAAGATAGCTAAAGGAGAGTAACAACGAATCAGGTATCCAGAAAACTTAACTTCTAAGGAAAGATTGAACCAGCTGacattattttacattaaaaaatggaagagaCATAGCAGCTTCTGAGTACATGAAGGACTGCTCAAAAGCAGCAAAGTAATCTGGTCTATACTTGCATGATAAACATCAAATTAGGAATGGGCTTACTGTCAGCTTTTGTATTAGGAAGAACCTGAACAGTAAGGAGAACAAAACCCTGGAATGGTTTGCCAGAGAAGAACACAGGATTTGTCACTGAAGGCTTTAAGAATAAGTTAAAAAATAATGTCAGAGATATGACTTTAGGATAGAAGGATGGACTAGATAAAAGGTCCCTAACATCCCTATTCGTCAATTATTCCGCATTCTTTAGTAGTACTCAAAATTGGACTGACACGACACAAGAGTTTGATACATATTGGCAGCCACTTTGGTGACTTGCAATGTTTGACACCACCACTCCCCCCAAAGAAGCAGACCACCaagaaaaagcatcattttatTCCATGCGCTCAAATTCTCCTTCGCCTTCGCAACCTTAGAGGTATTCTAGTACTGTTCTGTAGTACAGATTTCTGGTCAGAATTCAAGaccaaaatgggaaaaaaccccaaccttcatAACGATACaactaaaaaaaatctgtttaaaggaATCCAGAACATCTTGGGAGGCAGATGTCAATTCCAGTCAATGAAACAGCCACTTGTCAGCATTTCTGTAGCAAGTAATTACCACCTGCCATCCTCCTTGTCCTCCAAAAGGAAGTAAGGCCTCCTATTAAGTGAAATATGAGTGTTGCACCAAACCAGAGTCTCTCAAGAATACAGTACATGGCACTGTTCATGGGTTGATTTATGCAAGTTTTTAGCTGTCTTTTTCACTGGAACCTCATCTTTCACTAGGTCTTATCCGGtaacttaaaatgtattttgagttGCAAAGCACTGTAACCTATATGTTTGCTGAGTGCAGAGAAAGAATGAGGAGCGATGTCAAGATGGAAGTGACTCAGATGGCTCCAGTGCCACAATACAACCTACTATATACTTGATTAAAgtagcagcagaagaaaggagaGCAAGCAGTGATAGCCTTGGCATTACTAGGCCATTAGAATGGTTCATCCAATGTTTTTACCTTAGCAAGTTTCAAATACTGCTTTGTTACCACTTGAGCCAGAGTGGTATTTCCATATCCAGGTAAAGTGTTTATATAATCAGATTCTTGTGTGAatctcaaattaaaaacaaaacaaaacccacacaaacaaaaaaaccttggcTCTTAAAAACTAATTGCTAGTTAAGAGCAAAGTTTCTCAAACTTATGAGCCCGTGGGGCTTACCTCGTTCAATATCATCCATAGGAGAAGACggaaacatcttttcttttgaCGGAGAATTTTTAACATTGTTTGGAACCTTAGTTGCATTTCTcatttgctgctgttgctgctctATGCGAGACTGGACTTTACTGCTTCCTTCAGCTCTGTGTGTCAAAGCAAAAGATTTTTAACTTCTAGAAGACAAGATGCAAGGAAAAATGCAAGAATACAGTACCTTAAATTATGGAATTATTTGTCATGCCTTTCTAAATAGCATCACATTAGATTCCTAGTAACGTTATTTACTGCATATAATTATATAGAGAtgtattaaaaattgttttttaatacagtgcTAATAACTTTCTAACCCTTTGTCAGTTGATTTGTTTTTTTACCTGGCTACCCAGGATCACTTAAATCTGCTGGAAATTACTTATATGGActctacagcagaaaaaaaatattcaaaaacttGGTACAAGAAAAACAAGCCATTAATATTACTGAAACATGTCACAAttgatctttttttatttcctcatttagAAGTCAGAAGACAGCAGGCAAGCTACtttccaaacagatttttttttctccctactcATCAGAAAATAGTTACCATATCTTTCAACAACGTGAcagttttaagttaaaaaattcagtcaaacaaacaaacattccCATTTCTTCCACCAGTCAAGACTTGAAAGCTGTGAAGTC belongs to Athene noctua chromosome 7, bAthNoc1.hap1.1, whole genome shotgun sequence and includes:
- the EAF2 gene encoding ELL-associated factor 2; translated protein: MSAATPSVFDPKARVLKLGESFEKQPRCAFHTVRYDFKPASIDMSCEGDLEVGKGEQVTITLPNIEGSTPPVTVFKGSKKPYLKECILIINHDTGECRLEKLSSNITVKKTRAEGSSKVQSRIEQQQQQMRNATKVPNNVKNSPSKEKMFPSSPMDDIERELKAEASIMDQLSSSDSSSDSKSSSSSSSSSENSSSDSEDEEMKPSLPMSMPYLQPQPTVSAIPQQAVPDKDASQNRSQESSGHMMNTLRNDLQLSESGSDSDD